TCGGGGCTGTATTTCACCGCGTTGCCGATCAGGTTGACCAGGGCGCGGGCCAGCACGCCGCGATCGCCCAGGGCCATCATCGGCGCGTCGCAGCCCTCCTGGCGGATCTCGATGTGGCGCTGGCGGCACTGGGGCCACAGCTCGTCGATCGCCTCGACCGCCACGTCGCACAGATCGACCGGCTCCATGGTCGTCTGGGTCACCTCGGCCCGGGCCAGCTGCACGAAACCGTCGGCCAGGGCCAGGGTGCGGCGAGCGCAGGCGGCCAGGCGCTCGGCGACGTCGGCCGGCAGGTCCGGCGTGGTGGTCAGCAGGGCCAGGATCGAGGTCTGCGGCGAGCGCATGTCGTGGGTCAGCAGCTGCAGGGCCTGCTCGCGCTGGCGCATGGCGGCGGTCAGGGGCGTGATGTCGGCCAGGCGCACGATCCAGCCGGCGCTCTCGCCGGCCTCGTCGCGGCGGAACACGGTCTGGATCTGGAAGGCGCGGCCGTCGGCCAGGTGCAGGTCGATCGGATGGTCGCCGTCGCTCTCGGCCGGCCAGTTGGGCGAAAAGGTGCGGCCCAGGGGCTCCAGGGCGTTGAGGGCGTCGGCCAGGCCGCCGCCTTCCAGCACCCAGGGGCGCTGCGCCAGCAAGGCCTGGGCGGCGGCGTTGGCGGCGATCACCTGTCGCGCGGCGTCGGCCACCAGGGTGGCGTCGGGCAGGCTGAACAGGGCGTCGGCCGCGAACCGCCGCAGGTCGTCGATCCGGGTGATGGCCGCGCCCAGGCTGAGGGCCTGGCGGGTGACGACGTCGCTCTCGAACTCCGACCCGGCCTCGGCGGCGCCCGCCGGGTCCACCGCGCGCAGGCGGTTCAGCTCGTGGCCCAGCAGGTCGTTGACCCGTCCCAGGCGCCCCCAGCCCCAGACCAGCGAGACCAGCGCCATGCCCAGGATCGCCGCCACCGGCGACAGCCACAGGTGTCCGCGGGAGAACAGGGCCGCGCTGGCGCCCAGGGCCACGGCCAGCAGCACCGCCAGCAGCAGCAGGTTGGCGCGCGGCGGCAGCACCAGCAGGCCCGCCAGCAGCAGCCACAGCAGGCTGAGGGCGAAGATCAGCCGCAGGGCCAGTCCGGCCGGCTTGATCATCATGCCGCCACGCAGGCCGTCCAGGACGCTGGCCTGCAGCTGCACGCCGGTCATGCTGGCCGCGTCGGGGGTGACCGGGGTCGGGAAGGCGGGGCCCAGGCCCGGGGCGGTCAGGCCGACGAACACCGTGTGGCCGGCGATCATCTCGGCCGGAACCTCGCCGGCCAGCACGCTGGAGAAGGCCACGTGGCGATAGCGGTCGGGCGGCCCGGCGAACGGGACCAGCAGGGTCTGGGCGTCGCCGCGGGTGGCGTCCGGGGCGTCGAA
The window above is part of the Caulobacter soli genome. Proteins encoded here:
- a CDS encoding CHASE2 domain-containing protein, with protein sequence MPASLRSVRLPFPRRLRPSPPRSPRRRLISWLVVAILTGLALAGLTASPLTTRLDDILYDRLVRASERPVDPSILIVSVDERSLRELGAWPWSRARHAEMIDRLSQAGARAIVYDVLFSQPSQDLVADAALAAAVARSGKVYLPQFLEPASQDGAPPTLVAPLPAIAQGAAGVGLVHVRFDPDGAVRRMAPFEANGPDLAPDLITVVHRATKAFDAPDATRGDAQTLLVPFAGPPDRYRHVAFSSVLAGEVPAEMIAGHTVFVGLTAPGLGPAFPTPVTPDAASMTGVQLQASVLDGLRGGMMIKPAGLALRLIFALSLLWLLLAGLLVLPPRANLLLLAVLLAVALGASAALFSRGHLWLSPVAAILGMALVSLVWGWGRLGRVNDLLGHELNRLRAVDPAGAAEAGSEFESDVVTRQALSLGAAITRIDDLRRFAADALFSLPDATLVADAARQVIAANAAAQALLAQRPWVLEGGGLADALNALEPLGRTFSPNWPAESDGDHPIDLHLADGRAFQIQTVFRRDEAGESAGWIVRLADITPLTAAMRQREQALQLLTHDMRSPQTSILALLTTTPDLPADVAERLAACARRTLALADGFVQLARAEVTQTTMEPVDLCDVAVEAIDELWPQCRQRHIEIRQEGCDAPMMALGDRGVLARALVNLIGNAVKYSPDGSVIVVRGATVLDGGRTYVELSIADQGPGLTRQEALLAFRPFQRFDRPGAAAVDGAGLGLAFVQAAATRHGGGVTCASVPGEGATFTLRLPELAQV